A genome region from Lucilia cuprina isolate Lc7/37 chromosome 3, ASM2204524v1, whole genome shotgun sequence includes the following:
- the LOC111676419 gene encoding uncharacterized protein LOC111676419, whose amino-acid sequence MSKFNIILLLFFLKLKFLQSQNPKRCDFIKNNQFLEYCRGVYPQEVSIKYHDYWIKVGEPFILYRSKITQTEYIVSFKHSPLHNCKIIEIISTLNFTCVQHQQKDQELKPLFLNVALGACFPMNLYVTDDLLRICLHQNKRNEKFKKSSKSVLHYALDPELTSGGGVAVGVGIIGNWIWLIYHLSLKWLIAFMYLW is encoded by the coding sequence atgtctaaatttaatataattttgctgctctttttcttaaaacttaaattccTACAAAGTCAAAACCCTAAACGTTGTgactttataaaaaacaatcagTTTCTGGAATATTGCCGTGGCGTCTATCCTCAAGAAGTTTCTATTAAATATCATGATTACTGGATTAAGGTGGGAGAACCATTCATTTTATATCGTTCGAAGATAACTCAAACGGAATATATAGTATCCTTTAAACATTCCCCGTTACACAattgtaaaattattgaaattatctCTACCTTAAATTTCACTTGTGTCCAACACCAACAAAAGGACCAAGAATTGAagccattatttttaaatgttgcaCTTGGCGCCTGTTTTCCAATGAATTTATATGTCACCGATGATTTGTTACGCATTTGTTTGCATCAAAATAAACGcaatgaaaagtttaaaaaatcatCGAAAAGTGTTTTGCATTATGCACTGGATCCTGAGCTAACCAGTGGTGGAGGGGTAGCTGTTGGTGTTGGCATTATTGGTAATTGGATATGGTTAATATATCATCTAAGCCTTAAATGGTTAATTGCATTCATGTATTTATGGTGA